The Macrobrachium nipponense isolate FS-2020 chromosome 1, ASM1510439v2, whole genome shotgun sequence genome includes a window with the following:
- the LOC135218848 gene encoding uncharacterized protein DDB_G0290685-like: MEKERRGENKSGDKESHKRGGNESEAKENLKRGENKSGDKMEKGRRGENESGGKREKKRRGENESGDEKEKQKRGENKSGVKKEKQKRGKNESGDKENHKRGGNESEDKENRKREENVSVDKMEKGSR; this comes from the coding sequence ATggagaaagaaaggagaggagagaataaATCAGGAGATAAAGAGAGTCATAAGAGAGGAGGAAATGAATCAGAAGCTAAAGAGAATCTTAAGAGAGGAGAGAATAAATCAGGGGATAAAATGgagaaaggaaggagaggagagaatgaatcaggaggtaaaagggagaaaaaaaggagaggagAAAATGAATCAGGAGATGAAAAGGAGAaacaaaagagaggagagaataagTCAGGAGTTAAAAAGGAGAAACAAAAGCGAGGAAAGAATGAATCAGGAGATAAAGAGAATCATAAGAGAGGAGGGAATGAATCAGAAGATAAAGAAAATcgtaagagagaagagaatgtaTCTGTAGATAAAATGGAGAAAGGAAGTAGATAA